In Dyella terrae, one DNA window encodes the following:
- the holB gene encoding DNA polymerase III subunit delta': protein MSVAPWHEEHWMRLQSRRERGALPHALLLCGPEGLGKRDFMQRFVRGLLCERPQQGDACGQCRSCLLYAAGTHPDVVNITFGVRKDGVQRGEIVVDQIRDLSSRLSMASQFGGWQIAIIDPADAMNAASANALLKTLEEPSPNTMLILLADAPWRLPQTIRSRTQRIEFHLPAHEQALAWLQSEGVKDPGAALEAAGGNPGLARNWSREGALARRQEVRKDLAALAGGRGETMEVVRRWLDDEPAQRLWFAAQAVADESRLRASAGSGPLSSNLHTEALGDWYLAANRTRDALRGPLRGDLLLLELLASWR from the coding sequence GTGAGCGTTGCTCCGTGGCATGAAGAGCACTGGATGCGCCTGCAGTCCCGGCGCGAGCGTGGTGCGCTCCCGCACGCACTGTTGCTTTGCGGGCCTGAGGGCCTCGGCAAGCGGGACTTCATGCAGCGTTTCGTGCGCGGTCTGCTTTGCGAGCGTCCGCAACAGGGCGACGCTTGCGGCCAGTGCCGCAGCTGCTTGCTTTACGCGGCGGGCACGCACCCTGACGTGGTGAACATTACGTTCGGCGTTCGCAAGGATGGCGTGCAGCGAGGTGAGATCGTCGTCGACCAGATCCGCGATCTCTCGTCGCGCCTGTCGATGGCCAGTCAGTTCGGAGGGTGGCAGATCGCCATCATCGATCCGGCCGACGCCATGAATGCAGCGTCCGCCAACGCCTTGCTCAAAACGCTGGAAGAGCCGTCACCTAACACCATGCTGATCCTTCTGGCCGATGCGCCCTGGCGCTTGCCGCAGACGATCCGCAGTCGTACCCAGCGCATCGAGTTCCATCTGCCGGCGCATGAGCAGGCACTGGCCTGGCTTCAGTCGGAAGGCGTGAAGGACCCCGGGGCGGCGCTTGAAGCGGCAGGCGGAAATCCGGGCCTGGCGCGCAACTGGTCCAGGGAAGGTGCGCTCGCCCGCCGCCAGGAAGTACGCAAGGACCTGGCTGCGCTGGCGGGTGGTCGCGGGGAAACGATGGAAGTGGTGCGCCGCTGGCTGGATGACGAGCCCGCTCAGCGCTTGTGGTTTGCCGCACAGGCGGTAGCTGACGAATCGCGACTTCGTGCGTCGGCCGGAAGCGGTCCCTTGTCCAGCAATTTGCACACCGAGGCGCTCGGCGACTGGTACCTGGCCGCCAATCGCACGCGCGATGCTTTGCGGGGGCCGCTGCGTGGCGACTTGCTGTTGCTCGAGTTGCTCGCCAGCTGGCGCTGA
- a CDS encoding ArnT family glycosyltransferase codes for MRSLAASLRLPWLPVFGLVLLAAMRWWWLDAYPLNSDEAQHAHVAWSWTQGWTIYRDTFDNHGPLFSWLNSWLMRLIGEREDVLYWLRLAMQLWYALALWAVWRMGRRMFGPGLAWAGMFLAAVELRFFLISGQFRTDDMWAAAWLCALAAVVGAPSRAWRWFLFGCGAGVAIAVSQKTVVLLATSAVSALLVCLAVRPSTVRFRARHAAAALLGFMIVPGAFVLWLGWHGLLGNAWYALVTYNVGGVSKTDALAKLLLALMIYAGLTLAVMRYLRADAAPGFDGPAFLFLQSSGYLLLVWFVWPLVTAQDFLPAIPPLMLVLCAAFAQVPWLDGHPARRRFVAVTAVLVECAFLFALQPPWHDRMAPQREALRTVLRYTDKGDTVMDPKGDAIFRRRAHFSIIESLAMVRMREGLLHDSVAGDMVREGSMLVFNLRLPPASEAFVWKNFLPVEGDIWMAGQCVGQGMDRNIVVGMPGDYTLVDASGSVPASMDGLPLSDHWKLAAGRHQLRVEVTRPLALVWTRAWQRGWRPVSLAPADAGHPAAVVVCH; via the coding sequence ATGCGCTCGCTTGCCGCCTCGCTTCGCCTCCCATGGTTGCCCGTCTTCGGGCTCGTGCTGCTGGCCGCGATGCGCTGGTGGTGGCTCGACGCCTATCCGCTGAATTCCGACGAAGCCCAGCATGCCCACGTGGCGTGGTCGTGGACGCAGGGCTGGACGATTTATCGCGATACCTTCGATAACCACGGGCCACTTTTCAGTTGGCTGAACTCGTGGCTCATGCGTCTGATCGGCGAGCGTGAGGACGTCCTGTACTGGCTGCGTCTGGCGATGCAGCTCTGGTATGCCTTGGCATTGTGGGCTGTGTGGCGCATGGGGCGTCGCATGTTCGGACCCGGCCTGGCCTGGGCCGGCATGTTTCTGGCGGCGGTCGAGCTGCGCTTCTTCCTCATCAGCGGCCAGTTCCGAACCGACGACATGTGGGCTGCGGCGTGGTTGTGCGCACTGGCGGCGGTGGTGGGCGCGCCTTCGCGAGCCTGGCGGTGGTTCTTGTTCGGATGCGGCGCGGGCGTGGCCATCGCCGTGTCGCAGAAGACGGTGGTCTTGCTTGCCACGTCCGCGGTAAGTGCACTGCTGGTTTGCCTTGCCGTCAGGCCCTCCACGGTGAGGTTCCGGGCGCGTCATGCCGCAGCGGCGCTCCTTGGATTCATGATCGTTCCCGGAGCGTTCGTCCTTTGGCTCGGCTGGCACGGGTTGCTGGGCAATGCCTGGTATGCCCTGGTGACCTACAACGTCGGCGGCGTCAGCAAGACGGATGCGCTGGCCAAGCTGCTGCTGGCGCTGATGATCTACGCCGGGCTGACGCTTGCGGTGATGCGCTACTTGCGCGCGGATGCCGCGCCAGGATTCGATGGACCCGCCTTCCTTTTCCTTCAGTCGAGTGGATATCTGCTGCTTGTCTGGTTCGTCTGGCCGCTGGTGACGGCGCAGGACTTCCTGCCGGCGATACCCCCGCTGATGCTGGTCCTGTGTGCAGCCTTTGCGCAGGTCCCCTGGCTCGATGGGCATCCTGCACGTCGCCGCTTCGTGGCAGTGACGGCGGTTCTGGTCGAGTGCGCGTTCCTGTTCGCGTTACAGCCGCCGTGGCACGACCGCATGGCCCCGCAACGCGAGGCATTGCGAACGGTGCTCCGCTACACTGATAAGGGGGATACGGTCATGGATCCGAAGGGCGATGCCATCTTTCGGCGTCGTGCCCACTTTTCGATCATCGAAAGTCTGGCCATGGTCCGCATGCGCGAAGGGCTGCTGCACGACAGCGTGGCCGGCGACATGGTTCGCGAGGGCAGCATGCTGGTTTTCAACCTGCGCCTGCCGCCCGCGAGCGAAGCCTTCGTGTGGAAGAACTTCTTGCCCGTCGAGGGCGATATCTGGATGGCGGGGCAGTGCGTGGGGCAGGGAATGGATCGGAACATTGTCGTGGGCATGCCTGGGGATTACACCCTGGTTGATGCGTCCGGTTCGGTACCGGCGTCCATGGACGGGCTTCCCCTGTCCGACCACTGGAAGCTGGCGGCGGGTCGCCATCAGCTTCGTGTCGAGGTGACCCGTCCGCTGGCTCTGGTCTGGACACGGGCCTGGCAACGGGGATGGCGTCCGGTGAGTCTGGCACCTGCCGATGCCGGGCATCCGGCCGCGGTGGTCGTATGCCATTGA
- a CDS encoding PIG-L deacetylase family protein yields the protein MPLTFGSHTRLLVVAPHPDDETISAGELIQHVQQAGGEVEILLLTDGDNNPWPQRWVERRLWVGPAERERWGRRRRLEVGQALKTLGVRPEALHPLGLPDMGLTAWLRFHLDALLEHVAGRLSTFQPTHVAMPSLGDRHPDHGAAHVLMRLALAHWTDSIPAVLTYLVHGRDPREGEVVVLTPGLRMHGVKLAAMEAYASQMALSGERMRALADRPEQFRKIRALRREARVLPWQLATIRQPWLTLTVVDAGGARSFRGSAAPVTASPGGGVVLDLAPPPPGSPRFAKLHMDLRSPWIFDRWGWSEI from the coding sequence ATGCCATTGACCTTCGGTTCGCATACGCGCCTGCTCGTTGTGGCGCCTCATCCTGATGACGAAACCATCTCGGCCGGCGAGCTGATCCAGCACGTCCAGCAGGCGGGCGGTGAAGTAGAGATTCTTTTGCTGACCGATGGCGACAACAATCCCTGGCCGCAGCGTTGGGTTGAGCGTCGCCTTTGGGTTGGCCCGGCAGAACGGGAGCGATGGGGGCGGCGTCGGCGGCTCGAGGTCGGGCAGGCGCTCAAGACCCTTGGCGTGCGTCCGGAGGCCCTGCATCCACTAGGGTTGCCTGACATGGGCCTCACCGCGTGGCTGCGGTTTCACCTTGACGCCCTGCTCGAGCACGTCGCCGGGCGCCTGAGCACGTTCCAGCCCACCCACGTGGCCATGCCTTCGCTGGGTGATCGCCATCCGGACCATGGCGCTGCCCATGTCCTCATGCGCCTGGCACTTGCGCACTGGACTGATAGCATCCCGGCGGTCCTGACCTACCTCGTGCATGGCCGCGACCCCCGAGAGGGCGAGGTGGTCGTCTTGACCCCGGGCCTGCGCATGCACGGGGTGAAACTGGCCGCCATGGAGGCCTACGCCAGCCAGATGGCGCTCAGTGGCGAACGGATGCGTGCACTGGCGGACCGCCCGGAGCAGTTCCGGAAAATTCGAGCGCTGCGTCGGGAGGCGAGGGTCCTGCCCTGGCAGCTGGCGACGATTCGCCAGCCGTGGCTGACCCTGACGGTTGTCGATGCCGGCGGCGCACGGAGCTTTCGCGGCTCGGCCGCCCCCGTTACGGCGTCCCCGGGCGGCGGGGTCGTTCTCGACCTGGCGCCACCGCCCCCCGGATCGCCACGCTTTGCCAAGCTGCACATGGACCTTCGGTCGCCCTGGATCTTCGACCGCTGGGGTTGGTCCGAAATCTGA
- a CDS encoding PilZ domain-containing protein has protein sequence MNPAIPARQGIISLKIKDTPALYNAYMPFLKHGGLFAPTAQSYALGDEVVLLVNLADEGERLSVAGKVVWVTPVGAQGNRTAGIGVQFNDSSDGEVARARIENILAGMAGSERPTHTM, from the coding sequence ATGAACCCGGCCATCCCCGCCCGCCAGGGCATTATTTCGTTGAAGATCAAGGACACGCCCGCGCTTTACAACGCGTACATGCCCTTCCTGAAGCATGGTGGTCTGTTTGCTCCGACGGCGCAGAGCTATGCCCTGGGCGACGAAGTGGTGCTGCTGGTCAACCTGGCCGACGAGGGCGAGCGCCTTTCGGTGGCCGGCAAAGTGGTCTGGGTAACCCCGGTGGGGGCTCAGGGAAACCGTACAGCCGGCATCGGCGTGCAGTTCAACGATTCGTCCGATGGCGAAGTCGCGCGTGCCCGCATTGAGAACATTCTCGCCGGCATGGCCGGTTCGGAGCGTCCGACCCACACGATGTGA
- a CDS encoding NADH-quinone oxidoreductase subunit A, with product MLAEYWPILLFIGVATGLGVVLLIIGLLAGPRRPESEKLSPYECGFEAFEDARMRFDVRYYLLAILFIIFDLEIAFLFPWAVVFDKIGIIALIEMALFLLLLVIGFAYVWKKGALEWE from the coding sequence GTGCTTGCCGAATATTGGCCCATCTTGCTGTTCATCGGCGTCGCCACCGGTCTCGGTGTGGTGCTGTTGATCATCGGTCTTCTTGCCGGCCCCCGCCGTCCCGAATCGGAAAAGCTCTCGCCGTACGAGTGCGGTTTCGAGGCGTTCGAGGACGCGCGCATGCGCTTCGACGTGCGCTATTACCTGCTGGCCATTCTTTTCATCATCTTCGATCTGGAAATCGCCTTTCTTTTCCCGTGGGCGGTTGTTTTCGACAAGATCGGCATCATCGCGCTGATTGAAATGGCGCTGTTCCTGCTGCTCTTGGTGATCGGTTTTGCCTACGTGTGGAAGAAGGGAGCGCTGGAATGGGAGTGA
- a CDS encoding NuoB/complex I 20 kDa subunit family protein, whose translation MGVISSLDRVMHNPQPLNLVDDILRPAGDNPVIQRGFVTTSVDALMNWARTGSMWPMTFGLACCAVEMMHAGAARLDLDRYGVIFRPSPRQSDVMIVAGTLVNKMAPALRKVYDQMPDPKWVISMGSCANGGGYYHYSYSVVRGCDRIVPVDIYVPGCPPTAEALIHGILQLQKKIRRTSTIARS comes from the coding sequence ATGGGAGTGATCTCCTCACTTGACCGGGTGATGCACAACCCGCAGCCGTTGAACCTGGTTGACGACATCCTTCGTCCGGCTGGCGACAACCCCGTCATCCAGCGCGGTTTCGTGACCACCAGCGTCGACGCCCTGATGAACTGGGCGCGTACTGGTTCGATGTGGCCGATGACCTTCGGTCTCGCTTGCTGCGCCGTGGAAATGATGCACGCTGGCGCCGCGCGTCTGGATCTTGACCGTTATGGCGTGATCTTCCGCCCGAGCCCGCGTCAGTCTGACGTGATGATCGTGGCCGGCACCCTGGTCAACAAGATGGCCCCGGCGCTGCGCAAGGTCTACGACCAGATGCCGGATCCGAAGTGGGTCATCTCCATGGGTAGCTGCGCCAATGGCGGCGGCTATTACCACTACTCGTACTCCGTGGTGCGCGGCTGCGACCGCATCGTGCCGGTGGATATCTACGTGCCGGGCTGCCCGCCGACGGCTGAAGCGTTGATCCACGGCATCCTGCAGTTGCAGAAGAAGATCCGCCGCACCAGCACCATTGCGCGTTCCTGA
- a CDS encoding NADH-quinone oxidoreductase subunit C — translation MTDTQSNSLAGRLTARFGDTLKLSIVRNEITAELAAADLIAVATALRDEAPFRFGVFIDICGVDYLGYGQTEWDTESVSGTGFSRGVEGEAMGRFTWANRPRDVDQPRRFASVVHLLSLENNQRIRLRVFCEDDSLPVVPSLTGVWAGANWFEREAFDLYGIIYEGHPDLRRLLTDYGFVGHPFRKDFPLIGNVEVRYDPEQKRVVYEPVSIEPRVLVPRVIRDDADLLQAKAEAADNWRNN, via the coding sequence ATGACCGATACGCAATCGAACTCGCTGGCCGGGCGCCTCACCGCGCGATTCGGCGACACGCTCAAGCTCTCCATTGTTCGCAATGAAATCACCGCCGAGCTGGCGGCTGCCGATCTGATCGCTGTCGCTACCGCGCTGCGTGACGAGGCGCCGTTCCGTTTTGGCGTCTTCATCGACATCTGCGGCGTCGACTACCTCGGCTACGGCCAGACCGAATGGGATACCGAGTCCGTATCCGGTACCGGCTTCTCACGCGGTGTGGAAGGCGAGGCCATGGGGCGTTTCACCTGGGCCAATCGCCCGCGTGACGTCGACCAGCCGCGCCGCTTTGCTTCCGTGGTCCACCTGCTGTCGCTCGAGAACAACCAGCGCATTCGCCTGCGCGTGTTCTGCGAAGACGACTCGCTGCCGGTGGTGCCCTCGCTGACGGGCGTGTGGGCTGGCGCCAACTGGTTCGAGCGTGAAGCGTTCGACCTGTACGGCATCATCTACGAGGGCCATCCGGACCTGCGCCGCCTGCTGACCGATTACGGTTTCGTCGGCCATCCGTTCCGCAAGGACTTCCCGCTGATCGGCAACGTCGAAGTGCGCTACGACCCCGAGCAGAAGCGCGTGGTGTACGAACCCGTGTCGATCGAGCCGCGCGTGCTGGTGCCGCGCGTCATCCGTGACGACGCCGACCTGCTGCAGGCGAAGGCCGAAGCGGCCGATAACTGGCGGAACAACTGA
- a CDS encoding NADH-quinone oxidoreductase subunit D, giving the protein MQEIRNYTMNFGPQHPAAHGVLRLVLEMDGETIVRADPHVGLLHRGTEKLAEAKPFNQSIGYMDRLDYVSMMCNEHAYVRAIETLMGIEAPERAQYIRTMFDEITRILNHLMWIGSNALDLGAMAVFLYAFREREELMDVYEAVSGARMHATYYRPGGVYRDLPGKMSQYRESPWHKGNDLKRLNAWREGSMLDYLEAFTADFPSKVDEYEELLTNNRIWKQRTVGIGVISPELAQQWGMTGAMLRGSGLAWDLRKKQPYAKYAEMDFDIPVGVNGDCYDRYLVRVEEMRQSNRIIQQCVKWLRANPGPVMVENFKVAPPKREAMKEDMEALIHHFKLFTEGYGVPAGETYCAVEAPKGEFGCYLVSDGANKPFRVHLRAPGFAHLSSIDPIVRGHMLADVVAMIGTYDLVFGEVDR; this is encoded by the coding sequence ATGCAAGAGATCCGCAATTACACGATGAACTTCGGCCCGCAGCATCCGGCTGCGCACGGCGTGCTGCGCCTGGTGCTGGAAATGGACGGCGAGACCATCGTCCGTGCCGATCCGCACGTGGGCCTGCTGCACCGTGGTACCGAGAAGCTGGCCGAAGCCAAGCCGTTCAACCAGTCGATCGGCTACATGGATCGCCTGGATTACGTATCCATGATGTGCAACGAGCACGCTTACGTGCGCGCGATCGAAACCCTGATGGGGATCGAGGCGCCGGAGCGTGCGCAGTACATCCGCACCATGTTCGACGAGATCACCCGCATCCTGAACCACCTCATGTGGATCGGTTCCAACGCGCTCGATCTCGGTGCCATGGCGGTGTTCCTGTACGCCTTCCGTGAGCGCGAAGAGCTCATGGACGTCTACGAGGCGGTGTCGGGCGCGCGCATGCACGCCACCTACTACCGTCCGGGCGGCGTGTACCGCGACCTGCCGGGCAAGATGTCCCAGTACCGTGAGTCGCCCTGGCACAAGGGCAACGACCTCAAGCGCCTCAATGCGTGGCGTGAGGGTTCCATGCTCGATTACCTCGAAGCCTTCACCGCCGACTTCCCGTCGAAGGTGGATGAGTACGAGGAGCTGCTCACCAATAACCGCATCTGGAAGCAGCGTACGGTCGGCATTGGCGTGATCTCGCCGGAGCTGGCGCAGCAGTGGGGCATGACCGGCGCGATGCTGCGCGGTTCGGGCCTGGCCTGGGATTTGCGCAAGAAGCAGCCATACGCCAAGTACGCCGAGATGGATTTCGACATCCCGGTGGGCGTCAACGGCGACTGCTACGACCGTTACCTGGTGCGCGTCGAAGAGATGCGCCAGTCCAACCGCATCATCCAGCAGTGCGTGAAGTGGCTGCGGGCCAACCCGGGTCCGGTGATGGTGGAAAACTTCAAGGTCGCGCCGCCCAAGCGCGAGGCCATGAAGGAGGACATGGAAGCCCTGATCCATCACTTCAAGCTGTTCACCGAAGGCTACGGTGTGCCGGCCGGCGAGACGTACTGCGCCGTCGAGGCACCCAAGGGCGAGTTCGGTTGCTATCTGGTTTCCGATGGCGCCAACAAGCCGTTCCGCGTGCACCTTCGCGCGCCGGGCTTCGCCCACCTGTCGTCGATCGATCCCATCGTGCGCGGCCACATGCTGGCTGACGTGGTGGCGATGATCGGCACCTATGACCTCGTGTTCGGCGAAGTCGATCGCTGA
- the nuoE gene encoding NADH-quinone oxidoreductase subunit NuoE, whose product MKATGNYEQVKNVDPLAVLNEHTRHHIDEWVARFPPDRKRSAVIQGLFAAQEQNQGFLTDELITAVAKYLDIPAVWAYEVASFYSMLETKPVGRNNVAICTNISCWLNGAEDLVKHCEKKLGIKLGESTADGRVYLKREEECIAACACAPAMTVNGHYHERLTTEKVDEILDGLK is encoded by the coding sequence ATGAAAGCCACCGGAAATTACGAGCAGGTCAAGAACGTCGACCCGCTCGCCGTCCTCAACGAGCACACCCGCCATCACATCGATGAGTGGGTTGCGCGTTTTCCGCCTGACCGCAAGCGCTCGGCCGTCATCCAGGGCCTGTTCGCCGCGCAGGAACAGAACCAGGGCTTCCTGACCGACGAGCTGATCACCGCCGTCGCCAAGTACCTGGACATCCCGGCCGTGTGGGCCTACGAGGTGGCGAGCTTCTATTCGATGCTCGAAACCAAGCCGGTCGGCCGCAACAACGTCGCCATCTGCACGAACATCTCGTGCTGGCTGAACGGTGCGGAAGATCTGGTCAAGCACTGCGAGAAGAAGCTGGGCATCAAGCTGGGCGAAAGCACCGCCGATGGCCGCGTCTATCTCAAGCGCGAAGAAGAATGCATCGCTGCCTGCGCCTGCGCGCCGGCGATGACGGTGAATGGTCATTACCACGAGCGTCTCACGACCGAAAAGGTCGACGAGATCCTCGACGGTCTCAAGTAA